CCTTGGAGGCTCGGAAAAAGATAAACAACACCACCACATTCATACCCCATTTAACCGTAGGAACCACTTCCAAAGGTTAAATTCTTTCTTTAATTCACTTGCACTCAGACTGAATAATTTTGGTTTGATCATTTTGGCGCCATTCGTGGGACCCGATTGATCAACGCTTTCATAGCAAAATGACATAAGGTTCCAATCCGCAACCCACTACCTTCAATGGCAAAGAACCATATGACCCTTTCAAACCTAATGACGATAGCAATTATGAAACTCCGAATGATTCCATTAAGGGCACCCGGTTGCAGTTCGATGATGATGAGAAGGAAACTGACCAGCGTGACTCGGAAGAAGCGGAAACCCAGGAGGAAAACGTACATCAGCTCAAACCTATTAATGGTGAGGAAGCCATACGCTTCTTGGCGAAGGGAGGATTCGTTTTACCCTCACTCGTGCCCAAAGGCGCTGAAAGGCCTACCGGTATGTCCAAAGTACAACCCCGTATCTCTACGCGTTCAGTGTCGGAGACCGGTAAGAGTTCCGGTAAAACTCGGGAGGAGGCACGCAAGGACCTAACTGAGAATTTGATTCTTGCCGCACCAGAATCTACGAGTGCTCAGGTCGAGCAGCCTGGCGTGGCGGACAACATGCTGAATAACGGGTATGCTATGATGGGAGACAACGTTAAACGTTCATTCGAAGTTTCCGCAATGTCGGAAAAGTTTACCAGGGAAATAGCTACCCATCCGCTACCCGCCGTCCTCACTACCCCCTCACGCTAGGGATATTTGATGGTAGCTCCGATCCAGAAGCATTTCTGCAGCATTTTGAGCACGCCGTCAAGACGCAACATTGGGATAATCCGACGGCATGCCACATGTTCCCAGGACAGCTTCAGTCTGCCGCGCGGGAGTGGTTTGCCAAGTTGCCCGCGTTCAGTATTACTAGCTTCACGGACCTCAGAACCAAGTTCCTGCAGCGCTTCCAGAATTTTAAACGTACATAGCTGAACCATTTGGACGTGCATAGCATCAAGATGAGGTCACGCGAGTCTTTGATGGGTTTCACCTCTCGCTTCACGTTGGAATGTCAGAAAATTCCAGACTTGCCGGAGTCGCAACAAATTTCTGTGTACATCATGGCAATCTGTCAGGTTAGGCATTTGTCCCTGGTAAAAGCGATGCGGCGAAAGTTACCGAAAACATATGTTGAGGCAGTAAAGATGGTAAAAGACTACGTACGGTCAGAAGAGTTCGCAGACGCGACCATTGGTTATCGCAATGATAAAGATGACAAAGGCAACGGTAAGGGACATGCGAACAGCAGCTATAAGGGTAGCAGCAATAATAGCGGCGGAGGTTACGGACGTTCCAGTCATAAGCCTGGCAACCGCGACAACTACCGTCCATATGAACGTTACGGTTCTAAGAGGCTGTCACCAGAGGAAGAAAGTTTAATAAAGTCATTGTCCAAAACTCCTaaggaaattttggcaacagaGGAGATAAGCAAAGACTTCCAGCCACCTAAGCCTGTGAAACCGCATTTCGCGGTGGACGAAATGCAATATTGTATCTTTCACGAAGATAAAGGACACGACGCTGATGACTGTCGTGAACTGAAGAAAGTCATTATCGAAAGGCTTAAATTAGGGGAGTTCAAACATTTAAAACCCTCGAACAAAGGAGGATCCGCAACCAGGAGGTTTGCGTGGCAGAAGGGGAAAGATAAATCACCTGAAAAGCACATTTACATGATTCAGATGTGGCATTCGGGTCACGTAAGGAAGGCCGAAGCGCTGGAGGAATAGGAATGCGCACCAATCACGTTCCCGGCATTTTGGAAAGTTTGTCCAAAGGACCTACCGTTAACAATTACCGCAATAATTGGACGCTGTCTGGTATCGCGTATTTATATCGATACGGGTAGCGCTATGGACGTTATCTATGAACATTGTTTTTTGCAGTTACCAAAAGACGTGAGGGATAAGGTCAAGCCCCCGTTGCATCCCGTTGTGGGATTCACTGGTGAAACGACTTGGCCCCTGGGacgtattaatattaacataacgcTAGGAGATGACCACCGATCCCGAACTGTGCAATTAACATTTGTAGTAGTTCGTAGCCAATCCAAGTATAATGTGATTTTAGGACGGACGGCGCTTCAGGAATTGAGTGCCATACCTTCTACGGTACACGGTATGTTGAAGTTCCCCACAAGGGCAGGCGTAGCAACTTTATTTTCAGATCGTGCCTAAGTCTGCGCTGATGTCAGTCAACTGGTCTTCCAGCCGGCACCCATTAAGCATGAGGGGGTTGTCGTAATCAATCACGCATTTCCCGAGAAAGTCATTAAGATTGGCAACACCCTTTCAAAAGAAACTAATAGTGCCCCCTGCGAGCTACTATCTAACAATGCCGATGTTTTTTCTTGGCAAGAGTCGGACATGACAGGAGTCCCAAGGGAGGTAGCGGAACATCGCTTAAATGCAAATCCAAGCATGACGCCGGTACGGCAGAAAAAGAGGGGAATGGCACCGGAACGTAGCGCGTTTCTACGTAACGAGGTATAAAAGCTTGTGGAAGCCAACATATTGAGAGAGGTTCGCTACCAAACCTGGGTAGCTAACCCGGTGCTAGTCAAGAAAGCCAACGGGACGTGGCGCATGTGTGTTGATTTCAAAGACATCAACAAAGCATGCCCAAAGGATAACTATCCGTTACCGGAAATTGATTGGAAGGTCGAGTCACTCGCTAGGTATCGCTTTAAATGCTTTATCGACGCGTACAAAGGGTACCACCAGATTCAAATGGCGGAAGGAGATGAGGATAAGACTGCGTTTCACACTGACCATGGCATCTTTTGCTACACTAAGATGCTGTTTGGCCTAAAAAATGCCGGGGCAACTTATGAGCGAGTAAAAGACGCTGCCTTCAAGAACCAGATAGGACGCAACGTTGAAGCTTATGTCGATGATATCGTAATCAAAAGCCACGCAGAACCATCTCTCCTTAAAGATATCCAAGAAACGTTTAACTCCTTGAGGAAATCAATATGAAGCTCAACCCGGAGAAATGCAGCTTTGGTTTCGAGGAAGGTAACTTCCTCGGTCATGTCGTGACGCCATGAGGCATCAGAGCGAACCCGAAAAAGATTCAAGCTGTGGACGAGATGGTATCGCCACGTACGAAAAAGGAGGTACAAAGCCTGAATGGGAAGATAGCAGCGTTGTCCAGGTTCTTGTCCAAAGCAGCGGAGCGTTCCCTACCATTCTTTCAGGTGCTGAGGGCAAGTATAGGTAAAAGTTTCAATTGGACACTGGAAGCAGAAAACGCCTTCCAAGAAATGAAAATGTTAATCAAAACTCTACCTACGCTAACCGCTCCGGTACCGGGTAAAGTGGTCGTTCTAGCTAATGACATTAACGTTACATGACTGTTTGCTAATATTCTAAAAATTCCAGGAGAAACTTTAATTGTTTACTTAGCAGCGGGTACCGAAGTGATAAGCTCGGTACTAGTGGCAGAACGTGATAGAAACCAGATGCCGGTGTACTTCGTCAGCAAGGTTTTGCAACATGGCGAAGTCAACTATAAGCCAGTTGAGAAACTTGTTTACGCACTAGTTCACACCGCAAGGAGGCTAAGGCGGTACTTCCAGGCACATCACATTTTGGTGCTAACTGACACGCCTATCAAACATGTTTTAAGAAGGCCGGAGATCTCCGGCCGGATGGCAAAATGGGCAATCGAACTAGGAGAGCATGAAATCAGCTACGCGCCGCGTAATGCCATCAAAGGACAAATCATGGCCGATTTCATGGTAGAATTCATTAATTCAGGATCACCAACGACTGCCAACATAACGGCGCCCCAAACCGTCACGTGGGATCTTTACACTGACGGAACATCAAGTGCAGACGAGGCCGGTGACGGCCTGATACTTACAAGCCCAGATGGTGAGGAACACACCTACGCCTTACGTTTCGCTTTCTCTGTATCtaacaatgaagcagaatatgaagTGTTGCTCTCCGAATTATGTATCGCGGAAAATATGGGTATTAAGGCACTGAAAGTGGCGGTTGATTCACCGCTGGTGGCAAATCAGTTGAACGGAACGTTCGAAGCCAGAGATCCTGCCATGAAAAAATATTTGAAACTGGCGGAAGAGTTAGCCAACAAGTTCGATTCTTTTTCAATCACACAAGTGCCACATTTGATGAACAAGAAAGCTGACGCCCTTAGCAAACTTGCTTCATTGACGTTCGGTCACTTCGCTAAGGACGTATGGGTGGAAGTTGTCGATCAAAAATCCACCGACGTGGTACAGGTACAAAACTGTCGCACTTATAAAACCTACACCGCTAATTTGTCGATACGTTCCATAATTAACAATTATAACGTGATGCTTTGCAGGTGACGGCACCAGTTGAGGAGATGAACACTTGGATGAGTCTCATCGTTAATTACCTCAAATACGGCACGCTACCAGCTGACAGCGTAACAGCCAGGAAAGTCCGCATGAAGGCTCCCATGTACGTCATATGTGACGGCGTACTTTATAAAAAGTCCTTTTTGGGCCCGTTACTGCGTTGTGTGGGTTCACAAGAGGCCAAAACCGTGATAAGGGAAGTGCATGAAGGAACTTGTGGGATGCATTCGGGGTATCGCACCATTGTATGAAAAATTATACGCTTGGGTTATTACTGGCCATCTATGTACCGTGACATTAGCGATGTTATCAAGAATTGCATCTCTTGTCAACGTCATGCGCCACAAGTCCATGCGTCGTCTCATGAATTGATCCCGGTCACATCAGCTTGGCCATTTTACAAGTGGGCAATTGATTTGGTTGGTCCGTTCCCTGACGGACGACACCTTGTTGTGGCAGTTGACTTTTTTACGAACTGGGTAGAGGCTAAGCCTTTGAAAAGCATTACGGGTAGACAGATTTTTAATTTCATTTGGGAAGAAATAGTATGCCGTTTCGGGGTCCCGCATGAGATTGTAAGCGATAATGAAAAACAGTTCGCACATGATCCGTTTCGAGCTTGGTGTGACGGGCTGAATATCAAACAAACATTCAGCTCTGTTGCTCACCCTCAAGCGAATGGACAGATTGAAGTCACTAACAGGGACATTGTATCCGGCATCAGAGGTTGGTTGGATACGGACCGTAAAGGTTCGGAGGACGAGTTGCCAATGGTTCTGTGGGCGTTCTGCACCACACTAAAAGGAAGCAATCGCGAGACATCTTTTAGCC
This genomic window from Rutidosis leptorrhynchoides isolate AG116_Rl617_1_P2 chromosome 2, CSIRO_AGI_Rlap_v1, whole genome shotgun sequence contains:
- the LOC139889854 gene encoding uncharacterized protein, which gives rise to MDVIYEHCFLQLPKDVRDKVKPPLHPVVGFTGETTWPLGRININITLGDDHRSRTVQLTFVVVRSQSKYNVILGRTALQELSAIPSTPAPIKHEGVVVINHAFPEKVIKIGNTLSKETNSAPCELLSNNADVFSWQESDMTGVPREVAEHRLNANPSMTPVRQKKRGMAPERSAFLRNEV
- the LOC139889855 gene encoding uncharacterized protein, with the translated sequence MRHQSEPEKDSSCGRDGIATYEKGGTKPEWEDSSVVQVLVQSSGAFPTILSGAEGETLIVYLAAGTEVISSVLVAERDRNQMPVYFVSKVLQHGEVNYKPVEKLVYALVHTARRLRRYFQAHHILVLTDTPIKHVLRRPEISGRMAKWAIELGEHEISYAPRNAIKGQIMADFMVEFINSGSPTTANITAPQTVTWDLYTDGTSSADEAGDGLILTSPDGEEHTYALRFAFSVSNNEAEYEVLLSELCIAENMGIKALKVAVDSPLVANQLNGTFEARDPAMKKYLKLAEELANKFDSFSITQVPHLMNKKADALSKLASLTFGHFAKDVWVEVVDQKSTDVVQVTAPVEEMNTWMSLIVNYLKYGTLPADSVTARKVRMKAPMYVICDGVLYKKSFLGPLLRCVGSQEAKTVIREVHEGTCGMHSGYRTIV